In Pseudomonas fluorescens, one genomic interval encodes:
- the zwf gene encoding glucose-6-phosphate dehydrogenase, with amino-acid sequence MTHTIRRKSKAEPAPPTTLFLFGAHGDLVKRLLMPALYNLSRDGLLDENLRIVGVDHNAITDEAFAQKLEDFIRTEVAAKVGKGDQMLDPALWAKLAKGISYVQGDFLDDSTYSALAAKIADSGTGNAVFYLATAPRFFSEVVRRLGAAKLLEETPEAFRRVVIEKPFGSDLQTAEALNACLLKVMSEKQIYRIDHYLGKETVQNILVSRFSNSLFEAFWNNHYIDHVQITAAETVGVETRGSFYEHTGALRDMVPNHLFQLLAMVAMEPPAAFGADAVRGEKAKVVGAIRPWSVEEARANSVRGQYRAGEVDGKALNGYRQEANVAPDSNTETYVALKVMIDNWRWVGVPFYLRTGKRMSVRDTEIVICFKPAPYAQFRDTEVDELQPTYLRIQIQPNEGMWFDLLAKRPGPALNMANIELGFAYKDFFEMQPSTGYETLIYDCLTGDQTLFQRADNIENGWRAVQPFLDAWQQDASVQTYAAGEDGPQAANDLLTRDGRVWHGLG; translated from the coding sequence ATGACCCATACGATCCGCAGAAAATCCAAGGCAGAACCCGCACCACCGACCACGCTGTTTTTGTTCGGTGCCCACGGCGACCTGGTCAAGCGCTTGCTGATGCCGGCGCTGTACAACCTCAGTCGCGACGGCTTGCTGGACGAAAATCTGCGGATCGTCGGCGTTGATCACAACGCCATTACCGATGAAGCCTTCGCGCAAAAACTCGAAGACTTCATCCGTACCGAAGTGGCGGCGAAAGTCGGCAAGGGCGATCAGATGCTTGATCCGGCCTTGTGGGCCAAGCTCGCCAAAGGTATCAGCTACGTCCAGGGCGACTTCCTGGACGACAGCACTTATTCCGCGCTGGCGGCAAAAATTGCCGACAGCGGCACTGGCAATGCGGTGTTCTACCTGGCCACCGCGCCACGTTTCTTCAGCGAAGTGGTACGCCGTCTCGGCGCCGCCAAGTTGTTGGAGGAAACCCCGGAAGCATTCAGAAGGGTGGTCATCGAGAAGCCGTTCGGCTCCGATCTGCAAACTGCCGAAGCGTTGAACGCCTGCCTGCTCAAGGTCATGTCCGAGAAACAGATCTATCGGATCGACCATTACCTGGGCAAGGAAACCGTGCAGAACATTCTGGTCAGCCGGTTCTCCAACAGCCTGTTCGAAGCATTCTGGAACAACCATTACATCGACCACGTGCAAATCACCGCGGCGGAAACCGTCGGCGTCGAAACCCGTGGCAGTTTTTACGAGCACACCGGTGCGCTGCGTGACATGGTGCCCAATCACCTGTTCCAGCTGCTGGCAATGGTCGCCATGGAACCGCCGGCCGCGTTCGGCGCCGATGCGGTGCGTGGAGAGAAGGCCAAAGTGGTCGGCGCGATCCGCCCATGGAGCGTTGAAGAAGCGCGAGCCAATTCGGTACGCGGTCAGTACCGCGCCGGTGAAGTCGATGGCAAAGCGTTGAATGGCTATCGTCAGGAAGCCAACGTGGCGCCTGACAGCAACACCGAAACCTACGTCGCGCTGAAAGTCATGATCGACAACTGGCGCTGGGTCGGCGTGCCGTTCTACCTGCGCACCGGCAAGCGCATGAGCGTGCGCGACACCGAGATCGTCATCTGCTTCAAACCGGCGCCGTACGCGCAGTTCCGGGATACCGAGGTCGACGAGTTGCAGCCGACCTATCTGCGTATTCAGATCCAGCCTAACGAAGGCATGTGGTTCGACCTGCTGGCCAAACGGCCGGGGCCGGCGTTGAACATGGCCAACATCGAGCTGGGTTTTGCCTACAAGGATTTCTTCGAGATGCAGCCGTCCACTGGCTACGAAACGCTGATCTACGACTGCCTGACCGGCGACCAGACGCTGTTCCAGCGCGCCGACAACATCGAGAACGGCTGGCGTGCGGTGCAACCGTTCCTCGATGCCTGGCAACAGGATGCGAGTGTGCAGACTTACGCTGCCGGGGAAGACGGCCCGCAAGCCGCCAATGATCTGCTGACTCGCGACGGTCGCGTCTGGCATGGTCTGGGATGA
- a CDS encoding HAD family hydrolase, whose protein sequence is MSESIRFLLSDMDGTLLLPDHSLSQRTIDAVRSLREAGVLFSLATGRPPKAMLQQIEALGVDLPTAAFNGGTIVNPDGSLLVAHYLPVPTALIALALFADQPDVEIWVFSGGDWLLKDPHGPMVPREQHGLGYPPVVVESFEPYLERIDKIVATSNNTDLLIELEARLLAKVSGMAQVSRSQPVYLDVTALEANKGTALATIAAHLDIPLAQTAAIGDGGNDPAMFHCAGLSIAMGQAEEAVKRQADVVTAPNTDDGVAQAIEKYILGR, encoded by the coding sequence ATGAGTGAATCGATCCGCTTTTTATTGAGTGACATGGACGGCACGCTGCTGCTGCCCGATCACAGTCTGAGCCAGCGCACCATTGACGCCGTTCGTTCGCTGCGCGAGGCCGGCGTGTTGTTCAGTCTGGCGACCGGACGCCCGCCCAAGGCCATGTTGCAGCAGATCGAAGCCTTGGGTGTCGATCTGCCGACCGCCGCCTTTAATGGCGGCACCATCGTCAATCCGGATGGCAGTCTGTTGGTGGCGCATTACCTGCCGGTGCCGACCGCGCTGATTGCTCTGGCGTTGTTCGCTGACCAGCCGGATGTGGAGATCTGGGTGTTCAGCGGTGGTGACTGGTTGCTCAAGGATCCGCACGGGCCGATGGTGCCGCGCGAACAGCACGGCCTCGGTTATCCGCCGGTGGTGGTCGAGAGTTTCGAACCGTACCTGGAGCGCATCGACAAGATCGTCGCCACCAGTAACAACACCGATCTGCTGATCGAGCTTGAGGCGCGCCTGTTAGCCAAAGTCAGCGGCATGGCTCAGGTTTCGCGTTCGCAACCGGTGTACCTGGACGTGACGGCGCTGGAGGCCAACAAGGGCACCGCACTGGCAACCATTGCCGCGCACCTCGATATCCCGCTGGCGCAGACCGCCGCGATTGGCGATGGCGGCAACGACCCGGCGATGTTCCATTGCGCGGGATTGTCGATTGCCATGGGGCAGGCGGAAGAGGCGGTGAAGCGCCAGGCTGACGTGGTCACCGCACCAAACACCGACGACGGCGTGGCGCAGGCGATCGAGAAGTACATCCTCGGTCGCTGA
- a CDS encoding 2OG-Fe(II) oxygenase — MSMSPSRLDALDWASLEQHLDQYGYAIVRSLLSAQTCERLSALYSQTEPFRSQVIMARHGFGRGEYKYFSYPLPTAIERLRTAFYPRLVPLANRWYERMNVPVRFPATHSEFVQRCQAAGQLRPTPLLLQYGPQDYNCLHQDLYGELVFPLQVAILLSEPGEDFTGGEFVLTEQRPRMQSRPHVVALHKGDAVIFAVNQRPVNGTRGDYRVTMRHGVSRLHSGNRHTLGIIFHDAS; from the coding sequence ATGTCAATGTCCCCGTCTCGGCTGGATGCGCTCGATTGGGCAAGCCTCGAACAGCATCTGGATCAATATGGCTATGCCATCGTCCGCTCGTTGCTGTCGGCGCAAACCTGTGAACGCTTGAGCGCCCTGTATTCGCAGACCGAACCGTTTCGTTCGCAGGTCATCATGGCCCGCCACGGTTTCGGTCGCGGGGAATACAAGTACTTCAGCTATCCCCTGCCGACAGCCATCGAACGTCTGCGCACTGCGTTTTACCCGCGCCTGGTGCCACTGGCCAACCGCTGGTACGAACGCATGAATGTGCCTGTACGCTTTCCCGCAACCCATTCCGAGTTTGTGCAGCGCTGTCAGGCTGCCGGCCAGCTGCGGCCGACACCCTTGCTGTTGCAATACGGTCCGCAGGACTACAACTGCCTGCATCAGGATCTGTACGGAGAACTGGTTTTCCCACTGCAAGTGGCGATTCTTCTGTCGGAGCCCGGAGAGGATTTTACCGGTGGTGAGTTCGTTCTGACCGAGCAGCGTCCACGGATGCAATCGCGCCCGCACGTTGTGGCTCTGCACAAGGGTGACGCGGTTATATTCGCGGTCAACCAGCGCCCGGTCAACGGCACACGCGGCGATTATCGAGTGACCATGCGTCACGGCGTCAGTCGCCTGCACAGCGGAAATCGGCATACTCTGGGCATCATCTTCCACGACGCATCATGA
- the galU gene encoding UTP--glucose-1-phosphate uridylyltransferase GalU encodes MIKKCLFPAAGYGTRFLPATKAMPKEMLPVVNKPLIQYGVEEALDAGLTEISIVTGRGKRALEDHFDISYELENQIKGTDKEKYLVGIRKLLDECSFSYTRQTEMKGLGHAILTGRPLIGDEPFAVVLADDLCVNLEGDGVLTQMVKLYKQFRCSIIAIQEVDPQETSKYGVIAGEMIRDDIYRVHSMVEKPKPEDAPSNLAIIGRYILTPDIFDLIEQTEPGKGGEIQITDALMKQAQNGCVMAYKFKGKRFDCGGAEGYIEATNFCFENFYKTGKAY; translated from the coding sequence ATGATCAAGAAATGCTTGTTCCCAGCAGCCGGTTACGGTACTCGCTTCCTGCCAGCGACTAAAGCCATGCCCAAAGAAATGCTGCCGGTGGTAAACAAGCCACTGATCCAGTACGGCGTTGAAGAAGCTCTGGACGCTGGCCTGACTGAAATCTCGATCGTGACCGGTCGTGGCAAGCGCGCTCTGGAAGACCACTTCGACATCAGCTATGAGCTGGAAAACCAGATCAAAGGCACCGACAAGGAGAAATACCTGGTCGGCATCCGCAAGCTGCTCGACGAGTGCTCGTTCTCCTACACCCGTCAGACCGAAATGAAAGGCTTGGGCCACGCGATCCTCACCGGTCGCCCGCTGATCGGTGACGAGCCGTTCGCCGTGGTGCTGGCGGACGACCTGTGCGTCAACCTCGAAGGAGACGGCGTACTGACCCAGATGGTCAAGCTGTACAAGCAGTTCCGCTGCTCGATCATCGCCATTCAGGAAGTCGATCCGCAGGAAACCAGCAAGTATGGCGTGATCGCCGGCGAGATGATTCGCGATGACATCTACCGCGTACACAGCATGGTCGAGAAGCCAAAGCCGGAAGACGCGCCGTCGAACCTGGCAATCATCGGTCGTTACATCCTGACCCCGGACATCTTCGACCTGATCGAACAGACCGAACCAGGCAAGGGCGGTGAAATCCAGATCACCGACGCCCTGATGAAGCAGGCCCAGAACGGCTGCGTCATGGCCTACAAGTTCAAGGGCAAGCGTTTTGACTGCGGTGGCGCCGAAGGCTACATCGAAGCCACCAACTTCTGCTTCGAGAACTTCTACAAGACCGGCAAGGCTTACTGA
- the alkB gene encoding DNA oxidative demethylase AlkB — MHPTTFDLFADHEPEQQPRAEQIGEQSWVLRGFALPVIDQLLPALEAILAVAPLRHMMTPGGFSMSVGTSSCGTLGWITDRSGYRYSTVDPLSGQPWPAMPEVLSELARKAAQRAEFADFHPDSCLINQYVPGAKMSLHQDKDEKAYAAPIVSLSLGLPAMFLFGGFARSDKSQRIPLLHGDMVVWGGVDRLRFHGVLPIKPGRHPQLGERRINLTLRVAG, encoded by the coding sequence ATGCACCCGACCACCTTCGACCTGTTCGCCGACCACGAACCCGAGCAACAACCCCGCGCCGAGCAGATCGGCGAACAATCGTGGGTGTTGCGCGGCTTCGCCCTGCCGGTGATCGATCAACTGTTGCCAGCGCTGGAAGCCATTCTCGCCGTAGCACCGTTGCGCCACATGATGACCCCGGGCGGTTTCAGCATGTCGGTGGGCACCAGCAGTTGCGGAACCCTGGGCTGGATCACCGACCGTAGCGGTTATCGCTACAGCACCGTCGACCCGCTGAGTGGCCAGCCCTGGCCGGCGATGCCAGAAGTGTTGTCGGAACTGGCGCGCAAAGCAGCACAGCGCGCTGAATTTGCCGACTTTCATCCAGACTCCTGCCTGATCAACCAATATGTCCCCGGCGCGAAAATGTCTTTGCATCAGGACAAAGACGAAAAAGCCTACGCGGCGCCGATCGTTTCGCTGTCCCTGGGTTTGCCGGCGATGTTCCTGTTCGGTGGTTTTGCCCGCAGCGACAAGAGCCAGCGCATTCCTCTGCTGCATGGCGATATGGTGGTCTGGGGCGGGGTCGATCGCTTGCGCTTTCACGGCGTGCTGCCGATCAAACCCGGGCGGCATCCACAGTTGGGCGAACGCCGGATCAACCTGACCTTGCGTGTCGCCGGGTGA
- the gnd gene encoding phosphogluconate dehydrogenase (NAD(+)-dependent, decarboxylating): protein MQLGIIGLGRMGGNIARRLMLNGHTTVVYDRNTAFIDNLVAEGSTGVADLPALVAGLAKPRAVWVMLPAGAPTEDTINTLSDLLEAGDTIIDGGNTNYKDDIRRAKTLAEKGLHYIDVGTSGGVWGLERGYCMMIGGDAETVNRLDPLFAALAPGMGNIPRTRDRKSEDHRAEHGYIHAGPAGAGHFVKMIHNGIEYGMMAAFAEGFDILKTKSSERLPEDQRFDLNVADIAEVWRRGSVVSSWLLDLTADALASDPKLDGFSGSVADSGEGQWTIEAAMEQAVPVPVLSNSLFSRYRSRGQGTFGDKILSAQRFGFGGHVETPKK from the coding sequence ATGCAACTCGGGATTATTGGACTGGGCCGCATGGGCGGCAATATTGCGCGACGTCTGATGCTCAACGGTCACACCACCGTTGTTTACGACCGCAATACCGCTTTCATCGATAACCTGGTCGCCGAGGGCTCCACCGGCGTTGCCGACCTGCCCGCTCTGGTGGCAGGCCTGGCCAAGCCACGTGCCGTATGGGTCATGTTGCCGGCCGGCGCGCCGACCGAAGACACCATCAACACTCTGAGCGACTTGCTGGAAGCCGGTGACACCATCATCGACGGCGGCAACACCAACTATAAGGATGACATTCGCCGGGCGAAAACCCTGGCCGAGAAGGGCCTGCACTACATCGACGTCGGTACCTCCGGCGGCGTCTGGGGCCTGGAGCGCGGCTACTGCATGATGATCGGCGGCGACGCCGAGACCGTGAACCGTCTGGACCCACTGTTCGCAGCGCTGGCGCCGGGCATGGGCAACATTCCGCGTACCAGGGATCGCAAATCCGAGGATCACCGCGCCGAGCACGGCTACATCCACGCCGGTCCTGCCGGTGCCGGGCACTTCGTGAAGATGATTCACAACGGCATCGAGTACGGCATGATGGCCGCGTTCGCCGAAGGCTTCGACATCCTCAAGACCAAGTCCAGCGAGCGTCTGCCAGAAGATCAGCGTTTCGACCTGAACGTGGCCGACATCGCCGAAGTCTGGCGCCGTGGCAGCGTGGTCTCGTCCTGGCTGCTCGACCTGACCGCCGACGCACTGGCCAGCGACCCGAAACTCGACGGCTTCTCCGGTTCGGTGGCTGACAGCGGCGAAGGTCAATGGACCATCGAAGCGGCCATGGAGCAGGCGGTACCGGTTCCGGTGCTGTCCAACTCGCTGTTCTCGCGCTACCGCTCGCGCGGTCAGGGCACTTTTGGCGACAAGATTCTTTCGGCCCAGCGCTTCGGCTTCGGCGGCCACGTGGAGACACCGAAGAAATGA
- a CDS encoding DUF6026 family protein, whose translation MGTVHTAMPPQTLYVTIRRDELRQLKDERDQLKQELAQLRSLTQGAQPKPLPVVQRHPHA comes from the coding sequence ATGGGCACAGTACACACAGCAATGCCGCCACAAACCCTGTACGTCACGATCCGTCGCGATGAATTGCGCCAGTTGAAAGACGAGCGCGACCAGTTGAAGCAGGAGCTGGCGCAGCTGCGCTCGCTGACCCAGGGCGCTCAGCCCAAACCTCTGCCGGTGGTCCAGCGCCATCCGCACGCCTGA
- a CDS encoding phosphoethanolamine transferase CptA, which translates to MALFKRSKTTATGFDWAGVLWLFAFFWYFSGITQLLIQLTGTSGFSGFRQAFVMSALWLAPMLAFPKRTKLLAALIGIVLWACSMASLGYFFIYQQEFSQSVIFIMFESNISEAGEYMTQYFAWWMIPAFLAHTAFAYFLWTRLRPVYMPRGRAFVAAIAIVFAVVGYPLIKQTQRTGSFAGGFEKFEDRIEPAVPWQMAVAYHRYLDTLAGMQDMLHSTSKVPPLHNLKVTDADKPSTLVLVIGESTNRQRMSLYGYGRKTTPELDKLKDQLAVFDNVITPRPYTIEALQQVLTFADEENPDLYLSTPSLVSMMKQAGYKTFWITNQQTMTKRNTMLTTFSEQADEQVYLNNNRNQNAAQYDGDVIEPFNKALTDPAQRKLIVVHLLGTHMSYQYRYPPTFDKFQDRTGVPAGVRDDQVPTYNSYDNAVLYNDFVVSSLIKDYAKSDPNGFLLYLSDHGEDVFDSAGHNTLGRNENKPTAPMYTIPFMAWASPKWRENHDWNFAADLGRPYSSSHLIHTWADMAGLSFDELDRSKSLVSDSFKPRPLMIGNPYEREQRALIDFSLMKPKKVDPAAANVVQQ; encoded by the coding sequence ATGGCATTGTTCAAACGCAGCAAAACGACTGCGACAGGTTTCGACTGGGCCGGGGTTCTCTGGCTGTTCGCTTTCTTCTGGTATTTCTCGGGCATCACCCAACTGTTGATTCAGCTGACCGGCACCTCCGGTTTCAGCGGTTTCCGTCAGGCCTTCGTGATGAGCGCGCTGTGGCTCGCCCCGATGCTGGCGTTTCCCAAACGCACCAAACTGCTGGCCGCGCTGATCGGTATCGTCCTGTGGGCCTGCTCGATGGCCAGCCTGGGTTATTTCTTCATCTATCAGCAGGAATTCTCGCAAAGCGTCATCTTCATCATGTTCGAGTCGAACATCTCTGAAGCCGGCGAGTACATGACCCAGTACTTTGCCTGGTGGATGATCCCGGCGTTCCTTGCCCATACCGCTTTCGCCTATTTCCTGTGGACCCGCCTGCGCCCGGTGTACATGCCCCGAGGCCGCGCGTTCGTGGCTGCGATCGCGATCGTTTTCGCCGTAGTCGGCTACCCGCTGATCAAACAGACCCAACGTACCGGCAGTTTCGCCGGCGGTTTCGAGAAGTTCGAAGACCGCATCGAGCCAGCCGTGCCTTGGCAGATGGCGGTGGCTTACCACCGCTACCTCGACACCCTGGCCGGCATGCAGGACATGCTGCACAGCACCAGCAAGGTTCCGCCGCTGCATAACCTCAAGGTGACCGATGCCGATAAACCGTCGACCCTGGTGCTGGTGATCGGCGAGTCGACCAACCGTCAGCGCATGAGCCTGTACGGCTATGGACGCAAGACCACGCCGGAACTGGACAAGCTCAAGGATCAGCTCGCGGTGTTCGACAACGTCATCACCCCGCGCCCTTACACCATTGAAGCGCTGCAGCAGGTCCTGACCTTCGCCGACGAAGAGAACCCTGATCTGTACCTGTCCACGCCGTCGCTGGTCAGCATGATGAAACAGGCCGGTTACAAGACCTTCTGGATCACCAACCAGCAGACCATGACCAAGCGCAACACTATGCTCACGACCTTCTCCGAGCAGGCCGACGAGCAGGTGTACCTGAACAACAACCGCAACCAGAACGCCGCGCAGTACGACGGTGACGTGATCGAGCCGTTCAACAAAGCGCTGACCGACCCGGCGCAGCGCAAGCTGATCGTCGTGCACTTGCTCGGCACTCACATGAGCTACCAGTACCGTTATCCGCCGACCTTCGACAAGTTCCAGGACCGTACCGGCGTGCCGGCCGGTGTGCGCGACGATCAGGTACCGACCTACAACAGCTACGACAACGCCGTGCTGTACAACGATTTCGTGGTGTCGAGCCTGATCAAGGACTACGCCAAGTCCGATCCGAACGGCTTCCTGCTGTACCTCTCCGACCACGGTGAAGACGTGTTCGACTCCGCCGGCCACAACACCCTCGGCCGTAACGAGAACAAACCGACCGCGCCGATGTACACCATTCCGTTCATGGCCTGGGCGTCGCCGAAATGGCGCGAGAACCACGACTGGAACTTCGCCGCCGACCTCGGCCGGCCGTACAGCAGCTCGCACCTGATCCACACCTGGGCGGACATGGCCGGTTTGAGTTTCGATGAACTGGACCGCAGCAAGAGTCTGGTCAGCGACAGCTTCAAACCGCGTCCGCTGATGATCGGCAACCCGTACGAACGCGAGCAGCGCGCCTTGATCGACTTCAGCCTGATGAAGCCGAAAAAGGTCGACCCTGCCGCAGCGAATGTCGTGCAGCAGTAA
- the nhaB gene encoding sodium/proton antiporter NhaB: MSGSLAQAFAHNFLGHSPRWYKACIVGFLILNAVVLFTVGPVAAGWLLVIEFIFTLAMALKCYPLMPGGLLLIEALLLKMTSPQALYDELVHNFPVILLLMFMVAGIYFMKDLLLFLFSRLLLGVRSKALLALMFCFLSAFLSAFLDALTVTAVIISAAVGFYSVYHRVASGNDPRQDSEFSDDRHLPALHHEDLEQFRAFLRSLLMHGAVGTALGGVCTLVGEPQNLLIGHEMGWHFAEFFQKVAPVSLPVLAAGLVTCVLLEKLRWFGYGTLLPDNVRAVLANYAAEDNAERTPRQRAALLVQGAAALILIGCLAFHAAEVGLIGLMVIVLITAFTGITDEHRLGSAFKDAMPFTALLVVFFAVVAVIHDQQLFAPLIQWVLALPAEQQPGMLFIANGLLSAISDNVFVATIYITEVKQAFLSGHMSREHFETLAIAINTGTNLPSVATPNGQAAFLFLLTSAIAPLVRLSYGRMVWMALPYTVVMGLLGWYAVSYWL, encoded by the coding sequence ATGTCCGGTTCACTGGCTCAGGCGTTCGCGCATAACTTCCTCGGGCATTCGCCCCGCTGGTACAAGGCGTGCATCGTCGGGTTCCTGATCCTCAACGCCGTGGTGCTGTTCACTGTCGGCCCGGTCGCCGCCGGCTGGCTGCTGGTGATCGAATTCATTTTCACCCTGGCCATGGCCCTCAAGTGCTATCCATTGATGCCCGGTGGCTTGTTGCTGATCGAAGCCCTGCTGCTGAAGATGACCTCACCACAGGCCCTGTACGATGAACTGGTGCACAACTTCCCGGTGATCCTGCTGCTGATGTTCATGGTCGCGGGCATCTACTTCATGAAGGATCTGCTGCTGTTTCTGTTCTCACGGTTGCTGCTGGGCGTGCGCTCCAAGGCGCTGCTGGCGCTGATGTTCTGCTTTCTCTCAGCTTTTTTGTCGGCGTTTCTCGATGCCTTGACCGTAACCGCGGTGATCATCAGCGCGGCGGTCGGCTTCTATTCGGTCTACCACCGCGTGGCCTCGGGCAATGATCCGCGTCAGGACAGCGAATTCAGCGACGACCGCCATCTGCCGGCCCTGCACCATGAAGACCTGGAGCAATTCCGCGCATTCCTGCGCAGCCTGCTGATGCACGGCGCGGTCGGCACCGCACTCGGTGGGGTCTGCACCCTGGTGGGTGAGCCGCAGAATCTGCTGATCGGTCATGAAATGGGCTGGCACTTCGCAGAGTTTTTCCAGAAAGTCGCGCCGGTTTCGTTGCCGGTGCTGGCGGCGGGTCTGGTGACCTGCGTGCTGCTGGAAAAACTGCGCTGGTTTGGCTACGGCACCCTGCTGCCGGACAACGTCCGCGCCGTGCTGGCCAATTACGCCGCCGAAGACAACGCCGAACGCACCCCGCGTCAGCGTGCCGCCCTGCTGGTGCAAGGCGCTGCCGCATTGATCCTGATTGGCTGCCTGGCGTTTCACGCCGCGGAGGTCGGGCTGATCGGCCTGATGGTGATCGTGCTGATCACCGCGTTCACCGGCATCACCGACGAGCATCGTCTGGGCAGCGCGTTCAAGGACGCCATGCCGTTCACTGCATTGCTGGTGGTGTTTTTCGCCGTGGTCGCGGTGATTCACGATCAACAACTGTTCGCCCCGCTGATCCAGTGGGTGCTGGCGCTGCCGGCGGAACAACAGCCGGGCATGCTGTTCATCGCCAACGGCCTGCTATCGGCGATCAGCGATAACGTGTTCGTCGCCACGATCTACATCACCGAAGTGAAACAGGCTTTCCTGTCCGGGCACATGAGCCGCGAGCATTTCGAGACCCTGGCGATCGCGATCAACACTGGCACCAACCTGCCAAGCGTGGCGACGCCCAATGGTCAGGCGGCGTTCCTGTTCCTGCTGACCTCGGCGATTGCGCCGCTGGTGCGCCTGTCGTACGGGCGGATGGTGTGGATGGCGTTGCCGTACACCGTAGTGATGGGGTTGCTGGGCTGGTATGCGGTGAGTTACTGGCTCTGA
- a CDS encoding DUF1883 domain-containing protein: MKFIHQREHLNEDDIVVIQCSQTCNIRLMNDANFRAFKNGGRHTYHGGAFDTFPARITAPSTGFWNITIDTVNRRAISVTRKPTLTHSIKIIRRSSSKLS, from the coding sequence ATGAAATTCATTCACCAGCGCGAGCACCTCAACGAAGACGACATCGTCGTCATCCAATGCTCGCAAACCTGCAACATCCGCTTGATGAACGACGCCAACTTCCGCGCGTTCAAGAACGGCGGCCGCCACACCTACCACGGCGGCGCTTTCGACACGTTTCCTGCGCGCATCACCGCGCCGAGCACCGGTTTCTGGAACATCACCATCGACACCGTCAACCGTCGCGCCATCAGCGTCACGCGCAAGCCGACCCTGACCCACTCGATCAAGATCATCCGCCGCTCCAGCTCCAAACTGAGCTGA
- a CDS encoding sigma-54 dependent transcriptional regulator, which produces MIEAPALRRLLVVDPCDDCHRLLPGLRSVGWDVDSCTLENAADRTCDVGLLRLQPFHLERPEAVKELISRSGTEWIAVLNQEVLRLQNVGDFVCEWFFDFHTLPFDVSRVQVTLGRAFGMARLRGQGTIHVDQPEHELLGDSKPIRELRKLLSKLAPTESPVLIRGESGTGKELVARTLHRQSQRHSKPFVAINCGAIPEHLIQSELFGHEKGAFTGAHQRKVGRIEAANGGTLFLDEIGDLPLELQANLLRFLQEKHIERVGGSQPIPVDVRVLAATHVDLEAAIEKKRFREDLYYRLNVLQVVTAPLRERHGDLSMLANHFSHFYSHETGRRPRSFSEDALIAMGKHDWPGNVRELANRVRRGLVLAEGRQIEARDLGLLSQHTISTPMGTLEDYKTRAERQALCDVLNRHSDNLSVAAKVLGVSRPTFYRLLHKHQIR; this is translated from the coding sequence ATGATCGAAGCGCCTGCGTTACGACGTTTATTGGTGGTCGACCCGTGCGACGACTGTCACCGGTTATTACCTGGTTTGCGCTCGGTGGGCTGGGATGTCGACAGTTGTACCCTGGAAAATGCCGCCGATCGGACATGCGATGTCGGGCTGCTGCGACTGCAACCTTTTCACCTTGAACGTCCCGAAGCGGTCAAGGAACTGATCAGCCGCAGCGGCACCGAGTGGATCGCGGTGTTGAACCAGGAAGTCCTGCGGTTGCAGAACGTCGGTGACTTCGTCTGCGAATGGTTTTTCGATTTCCACACCTTGCCGTTCGATGTCTCACGGGTTCAGGTGACCCTGGGCCGCGCGTTCGGCATGGCGCGTTTGCGCGGGCAAGGCACGATTCACGTCGACCAGCCTGAACACGAGTTACTCGGCGACAGCAAGCCGATCCGCGAACTGCGCAAATTATTGAGTAAACTGGCACCGACCGAATCCCCGGTACTGATCCGCGGTGAAAGCGGCACCGGTAAAGAACTGGTGGCGCGCACGCTGCATCGCCAGTCCCAGCGCCACAGCAAGCCGTTCGTGGCGATCAATTGCGGGGCGATTCCCGAACACTTGATTCAATCCGAACTGTTCGGTCACGAAAAAGGCGCCTTTACTGGGGCGCATCAGCGCAAGGTCGGGCGCATCGAGGCCGCGAATGGCGGCACGCTGTTTCTCGATGAAATCGGCGATCTGCCGCTGGAATTGCAGGCCAATCTGCTGCGTTTTCTGCAGGAGAAACACATCGAACGCGTCGGCGGCAGTCAGCCGATCCCTGTGGATGTTCGCGTGCTGGCAGCTACCCACGTCGACCTCGAAGCGGCGATCGAGAAAAAGCGTTTTCGCGAAGACCTGTATTACCGCCTCAATGTGCTGCAAGTGGTGACCGCGCCATTGCGCGAGCGCCACGGTGATCTGTCGATGCTGGCCAACCATTTCTCGCATTTTTACAGCCACGAAACCGGCCGCCGCCCGCGCAGCTTCAGTGAGGATGCGTTGATCGCCATGGGCAAGCACGACTGGCCAGGCAACGTTCGAGAACTGGCCAACCGAGTGCGACGGGGCCTGGTTCTGGCAGAAGGCCGACAGATCGAAGCCCGGGACCTGGGATTGCTCAGTCAGCACACGATTTCGACGCCGATGGGTACGCTGGAAGACTACAAAACGCGCGCCGAACGCCAGGCGCTGTGCGATGTGTTGAACCGCCACAGCGACAACCTTAGTGTGGCGGCGAAAGTACTGGGCGTGTCGCGGCCGACGTTTTATCGCCTGCTGCACAAACACCAGATTCGCTAG